The following proteins are encoded in a genomic region of Methylovorus glucosotrophus:
- a CDS encoding mechanosensitive ion channel family protein translates to MNSDMQQLWTEFLADLATPAFTWQVGIIIAGLLFAWSMNGALRAYVMRNAPETWKVGIGGINRVLFPLTSLIFIYVSELILKHWQHTSMLLIAMNLLVAMAVIRLVVYALRYVFSPSAWVSTMENAISSTVWLVLALHVSGILPEILHTLEDVSFNIGKSKMNLLLLIQGLLTVLITLFIALWLSRWLENRLMRAQQINMNVRVVLSKLIRIGLSFIAILMALSAVGLDITLLSVFGGALGVGLGFGLQKIASNYVSGFIILLDRSMHMGDVITVDAHYGVVSEMRSRYMVLRKLDGTQVVIPNETLITSAVINHSYSERKAQVKMPLQVSYESPLERAMEIMQHAAMAQDRVMQDPLPDVKIAGFGESGIDLTLTFWIPDPEEGSGRLQSDIYLDIWRAFQKNSISIPYPQREVRILNAGTPTMPAAQG, encoded by the coding sequence ATGAATAGTGACATGCAGCAACTTTGGACGGAGTTTCTTGCCGATCTGGCGACTCCGGCATTTACCTGGCAAGTGGGTATTATCATTGCCGGCTTGCTTTTTGCGTGGTCCATGAATGGAGCCCTGCGGGCCTACGTCATGCGCAATGCCCCTGAAACCTGGAAAGTCGGCATTGGCGGCATCAACAGAGTGCTGTTCCCACTGACATCTCTGATATTCATTTACGTCAGTGAATTAATCCTGAAGCACTGGCAGCATACCAGCATGCTGTTGATCGCTATGAATCTGCTGGTGGCCATGGCCGTTATCCGGCTGGTGGTCTATGCCTTGCGTTATGTCTTTTCCCCCAGTGCCTGGGTAAGCACGATGGAAAATGCAATCTCGAGCACAGTGTGGTTGGTTCTGGCGCTTCATGTCAGTGGCATTCTGCCTGAAATACTGCACACGCTTGAAGATGTCAGTTTCAATATCGGCAAGAGCAAGATGAATCTGCTACTGCTGATACAAGGCTTGCTAACCGTACTGATCACCCTGTTTATTGCGCTTTGGCTAAGTCGCTGGCTGGAAAATCGGCTGATGCGGGCTCAGCAGATCAATATGAATGTACGCGTGGTATTGAGCAAGCTGATCAGAATAGGACTTTCGTTTATCGCTATCCTGATGGCGCTGTCAGCGGTGGGGCTGGATATCACATTGCTGTCGGTGTTTGGCGGCGCGCTTGGTGTTGGCCTCGGTTTCGGCCTGCAAAAAATCGCCAGCAATTACGTGAGCGGTTTTATCATTTTGCTTGATCGCTCCATGCACATGGGTGACGTGATTACGGTGGATGCCCATTATGGCGTGGTGAGTGAAATGCGCTCCCGTTACATGGTGCTGCGCAAGCTGGATGGCACCCAGGTGGTGATTCCGAATGAAACACTGATCACCAGTGCGGTTATCAATCACTCTTATAGCGAACGCAAGGCGCAGGTCAAAATGCCTTTGCAGGTGAGTTACGAGAGCCCGTTGGAAAGAGCCATGGAGATCATGCAACATGCTGCCATGGCACAAGATCGCGTGATGCAAGACCCGCTGCCGGATGTCAAGATTGCCGGCTTTGGCGAGAGTGGCATTGATCTCACCCTGACGTTCTGGATACCCGATCCTGAAGAGGGCTCTGGGCGGCTGCAATCCGATATTTACCTGGATATCTGGCGCGCATTCCAGAAGAACAGCATCAGTATTCCATATCCGCAGCGCGAAGTGCGTATACTGAATGCTGGGACGCCGACAATGCCTGCTGCTCAAGGATAA
- a CDS encoding DesA family fatty acid desaturase — translation MTFWMFDLPWWGYILVALGLTHITIAAVTIYLHRCQAHRALDLHPIVSHFFRFWLWMTTGMVTKEWAAIHRKHHAHCETVNDPHSPQILGIRKVLREGAELYRKEAANEETLQKYGSGTPDDWMERHVYSRHSGLGIRLMLIIDVLLFGPLGLTIWAVQMAWIPLTAAGIINGLGHYWGYRNFAAADASTNLVPWGIIIGGEELHNNHHAYASSARLSSKWYEFDIGWMYIRLMQMSRLAKVKKIAPKVKFDWAKTRCDLDTLQAVITHRFDVMGKYGVMLKQAYKEEISKIRLAYQQHGHETTVLERLRHWLHLDAKDLEVQDKQALEQALTHSARLQTIYQLKQELAQVWARSTASQEQLLKGLEDWCQRAEKSGIAALEEFSRRLRCYRMA, via the coding sequence ATGACATTCTGGATGTTTGACTTGCCATGGTGGGGCTACATTCTGGTGGCCTTGGGTCTCACCCATATTACGATTGCTGCCGTCACCATTTACCTCCATCGTTGCCAGGCCCATCGGGCGCTGGATTTGCATCCCATCGTGAGCCATTTTTTCCGCTTCTGGTTATGGATGACCACCGGCATGGTGACCAAGGAGTGGGCCGCGATTCATCGCAAGCATCATGCGCATTGCGAGACGGTGAATGATCCTCACAGTCCGCAGATCCTCGGAATCAGGAAAGTGTTGCGCGAGGGTGCCGAGCTTTACCGCAAAGAAGCGGCCAATGAGGAAACCCTGCAGAAATATGGCAGCGGCACACCCGATGACTGGATGGAGCGTCATGTCTATAGTCGACACAGTGGCCTTGGCATACGCTTGATGCTGATCATCGACGTGCTACTGTTTGGCCCACTCGGACTGACGATCTGGGCGGTGCAGATGGCTTGGATCCCCTTAACCGCCGCAGGCATTATCAATGGGCTGGGCCACTACTGGGGTTATCGTAATTTTGCAGCGGCAGATGCCAGTACTAATCTCGTGCCTTGGGGCATCATCATCGGTGGTGAAGAACTGCATAACAATCACCATGCCTATGCCAGTTCCGCACGTTTATCCAGCAAGTGGTATGAGTTTGATATAGGCTGGATGTATATCCGCCTCATGCAGATGAGTCGCCTGGCCAAGGTCAAGAAAATAGCGCCCAAGGTCAAGTTTGACTGGGCCAAGACGCGTTGTGATCTCGATACCTTGCAAGCCGTCATTACGCACCGCTTCGATGTCATGGGCAAGTATGGCGTGATGCTCAAGCAGGCTTACAAGGAAGAGATCAGCAAGATTCGTCTGGCTTATCAGCAGCACGGCCACGAGACGACCGTACTTGAGCGTTTGCGTCACTGGCTGCATCTGGATGCCAAGGATCTCGAAGTGCAGGACAAGCAAGCACTGGAGCAGGCCCTGACACATAGCGCACGGTTGCAAACCATCTATCAGCTCAAACAGGAGCTGGCGCAGGTGTGGGCGCGCTCTACAGCCTCGCAGGAGCAATTGCTGAAGGGGCTTGAGGACTGGTGCCAGCGCGCCGAGAAAAGTGGCA